One window from the genome of Kluyveromyces marxianus DMKU3-1042 DNA, complete genome, chromosome 3 encodes:
- the ATF2 gene encoding alcohol O-acetyltransferase — translation MMKLQKMSALKLERGHARRAGLVEEVMLIQYRQKVYANFAMYGELRQGFTKVQISHALRNMFLKYPILATTVIPDRLKVPDDAYYRTDEYYNKPGVAEDYISVLDKIKYEDVIMNLQSEHSSYVNKILSQWALDGCRFSGKLCTLIDRYRFPYWDPTKPQFRLILLPTSETNHEKKHVLFVSNHVVSDGTSGANFLQDLSTELGQLKDPLESIDTLFNYEDDYESLPKLPDPIEKRVSYAVTMKFIPPTVLRQLAKRFLAKKWDEPITVPIDESPSAHLAHVIRLDAATMQKLRMRVKEKLHGKATLTPFLQTCWFVSCYQAGLFENLKWNEYFTNIVLPLNSRQFLPDDPEVRNQFKYGTNVGGSDYYHLISSFNVKDSKQFWDLTNYYQECYAYDRKEKAGLQSFGLLISDFVTKSKNIEKLYVDDMQGQKRGFTLFSNIGYFPQKSQETNPYQLQDIGFTQTGTEMPYVFCLNCVSTDINGMSFTVTCAEKAIPETQWHKLLEIFENNLTTL, via the coding sequence atgatgaaattACAGAAAATGTCAGCTCTGAAATTGGAGCGTGGGCATGCTCGTCGTGCTGGCTTAGTGGAGGAAGTCATGTTGATCCAGTATCGTCAGAAAGTGTACGCCAATTTCGCTATGTATGGCGAGCTGAGACAGGGTTTCACTAAGGTGCAGATAAGTCACGCCTTGAGAAATATGTTCTTGAAGTATCCTATACTTGCTACAACGGTGATTCCGGATCGTTTAAAGGTACCCGATGATGCATATTATAGAACAGATGAGTACTACAATAAACCCGGGGTGGCCGAAGACTATATCAGCGTTCTTGATAAGATCAAATATGAAGATGTAATAATGAATTTACAAAGTGAACACAGTTCATATGTCAATAAAATTTTAAGTCAGTGGGCTCTGGATGGCTGTAGATTTAGCGGTAAGCTTTGCACTTTAATTGATAGGTACAGGTTTCCATATTGGGATCCAACAAAGCCCCAGTTCAGACTGATTCTATTGCCTACATCTGAAACCAACCACGAGAAAAAACATGTCCTGTTCGTGTCGAACCATGTGGTGAGCGATGGGACATCAGGTGCCAATTTTCTACAAGATCTTTCAACTGAACTTGGTCAACTTAAGGACCCACTTGAATCCATTGACACTCTGTTCAATTACGAGGACGACTATGAATCTTTACCAAAGCTTCCGGATCCAATTGAGAAGAGAGTTTCTTATGCGGTTACTATGAAATTTATACCTCCCACAGTCTTACGCCAGTTGGCGAAAAGATTCCTCGCCAAAAAGTGGGATGAGCCAATCACTGTCCCTATTGATGAATCTCCATCTGCGCATCTAGCCCATGTCATTAGACTCGATGCAGCCACCATGCAGAAATTGAGAATGAGagtaaaggaaaaactCCATGGTAAGGCCACATTGACCCCATTTTTGCAAACATGTTGGTTTGTCAGTTGTTATCAGGCTGGTTTATTCGAAAACCTGAAATGGAACGAGTACTTCACCAATATTGTGCTTCCACTTAATAGCAGACAGTTTCTTCCTGATGATCCCGAAGTAAGAAACCAATTCAAATACGGGACTAACGTTGGTGGCTCTGACTATTACCATCTAATCTCTTCCTTTAACGTAAAAGACAGTAAGCAGTTCTGGGATTTGACTAACTACTACCAGGAATGTTACGCATACGacagaaaggaaaaagcAGGCCTTCAAAGCTTTGGATTGTTAATATCAGATTTCGTGACGAAGTCCAAAAACATTGAGAAGTTGTATGTGGATGACATGCAAGGCCAAAAAAGAGGATTCACTTTATTCAGTAATATTGGTTACTTCCCACAGAAATCCCAAGAAACGAACCCGTACCAACTACAAGATATTGGTTTCACTCAAACTGGGACAGAGATGCCGTACGTATTTTGCTTGAACTGTGTTTCTACTGACATAAACGGTATGTCCTTCACAGTCACATGTGCCGAAAAGGCAATTCCTGAAACTCAATGGCATAAGCTATtggaaatatttgaaaacaaCTTGACTACATTATAA
- the CBP4 gene encoding Cbp4p: MSSSGFLRWGKVFAAGGSIVLAGVLLFKYTTPTDEQLIQALSPELRLQYERERNLRQAEQQELMKIVQQTMKSNDPIWKSGSVENPWEKDNGSRATKDQFQRMKADQVQKEELERIRQELGKIRTESLNETDKIVSKKSWWSLW; this comes from the coding sequence ATGTCGTCGTCAGGATTTTTACGTTGGGGTAAAGTTTTCGCAGCTGGAGGTAGCATTGTGTTGGCTGGTGTACTTCTATTCAAGTACACTACACCAACAGATGAGCAGCTCATTCAGGCTTTGTCTCCGGAATTAAGGTTGCAATatgagagagaaagaaatcTCCGTCAGgcagaacaacaagagttgatgaagatCGTACAGCAGACAATGAAGAGTAATGATCCGATTTGGAAAAGTGGGTCTGTTGAAAATCCATGGGAGAAGGATAATGGATCTAGAGCTACTAAGGATCAGTTCCAAAGAATGAAGGCTGATCAAGTGcagaaagaagagttgGAGAGAATTAGGCAGGAACTTGGTAAGATTAGAACGGAAAGTCTGAACGAAACCGACAAAATAGTTTCGAAGAAAAGTTGGTGGAGTTTGTGGTAA
- the RRN7 gene encoding Rrn7p has translation MSTYIKGPICGVDNCRSRLWRIINGRRTCQYGHVMEGDVEFNDDEDDINAMGVVTRRLNLTTNATGNFQSSFSISQSQRSALEANKTEKTYGREGQVLFIKSFQYILKRQTDWLISHESFPDSYSDLVKLIWAMHLEHADSILYPHDSGADSSRNPNAGLNHTDSQYSSGGRRENGVNKLKLSMVSTISIHYLACLHLGLPVFSNDILRWICVDGLPYFRSHHLLPKEWQERLPNYYLQILDGGKPPHEMQLQHKIAQCAELIEFKTHFRYTLTAPVLLLKLTLLERIPGEFYFFARELLRLVNDTEELPILTYEDNHYRKPHQYPEIGICAAFIACIKIKLLQDEQLPNAKYNSKFAETWLRMSKLVEDDPREKFSKANLILKMTYKPATALLEEPQEQLSSIATEAYLDWIEKNLLPTEQSHLESTQTLDDKIAKRKLHNIVPLKKPSSSENISPTFSSTLIDDIQSRFLEFSSLYDQNTGDNTTSVHRMVDTLIEHISLSFGLSSDQLREAIEHVINTACSSLDA, from the coding sequence ATGTCAACTTATATCAAAGGTCCAATATGCGGTGTTGATAATTGTAGAAGCAGATTATGGCGTATAATTAATGGTAGAAGAACATGTCAGTATGGACATGTTATGGAAGGTGATGTGGAGTTCAACGACGATGAGGACGATATCAACGCTATGGGTGTAGTGACCAGAAGATTGAATCTAACCACCAATGCGACTGGTAATTTTCAGTCTAGTTTTAGCATTTCACAATCACAAAGGTCTGCCTTAGAGGCTAATAAGACGGAAAAGACATACGGCAGAGAGGGGCAGGTACTCTTCATCAAAAGTTTTCAGTACATCTTGAAGCGTCAAACTGACTGGTTAATCAGTCATGAAAGCTTTCCTGACTCATACTCTGATTTGGTGAAACTTATATGGGCTATGCATTTGGAGCATGCTGACTCTATCTTATATCCACATGATAGTGGTGCAGATTCTAGCAGGAATCCTAACGCTGGGCTTAATCATACAGACAGCCAATATAGTAGTGGAGGGCGCAGAGAAAATGGTGTAAATAAGCTAAAGCTATCGATGGTATCTACCATATCAATTCATTATCTAGCGTGTTTGCATCTAGGCTTGCCGGTTTTTTCAAATGATATACTACGATGGATATGCGTAGACGGATTACCATACTTCAGGTCACATCATTTGCTTCCGAAGGAGTGGCAAGAAAGGCTTCCTAACTATTATTTACAAATACTCGATGGTGGGAAACCACCTCACGAGATGCAGCTTCAGCATAAAATTGCCCAGTGTGCCGAATTAATAGAATTCAAAACGCATTTCCGGTATACATTGACTGCTCCAGTGTTACTTCTAAAGCTTACATTACTAGAGAGAATACCCGGTGAGTTTTACTTCTTCGCGAGAGAACTGTTGAGACTTGTAAATGACACAGAAGAATTGCCAATATTAACGTACGAGGATAACCATTACAGGAAGCCGCATCAGTATCCAGAAATCGGGATCTGTGCCGCCTTTATTGCTTGCATAAAGATAAAACTACTACAAGATGAACAATTACCGAACGCTAAATATAATTCCAAATTTGCGGAAACATGGCTTCGCATGTCAAAGCTGGTCGAAGACGATCCAAGAGAAAAATTCTCTAAAGCGAACCTGATACTTAAAATGACATACAAACCTGCCACAGCTTTGCTGGAGGAACCACAAGAACAGCTATCAAGCATTGCCACTGAGGCATACCTAGACTGGATTGAAAAGAATTTACTTCCAACGGAACAATCCCACCTAGAATCTACACAAACTCTAGATGATAAAATTGCAAAACGGAAATTACACAACATTGTACCATTAAAAAAACCGTCATCGTCTGAAAATATTTCACCAACTTTTTCATCGACACTAATAGACGATATCCAGTCACGGTTCTTAGAGTTCTCATCTCTCTATGATCAAAATACTGGTGACAATACCACATCCGTTCATCGCATGGTCGATACACTTATTGAACATATCTCTCTAAGTTTCGGCCTCAGTAGTGACCAATTGAGAGAAGCGATAGAGCACGTGATTAATACCGCATGTTCGTCGTTAGACGCATGA
- the APS3 gene encoding Aps3p, giving the protein MIHAVLIFNKKCQPRLIKFYTPVDVEKQTLLVRQVYELISQRNSQVQSSFLVTPPSLLMDSGDNEDIQIIYKNYATLYFTFIVDEQESELAILDLIQTFVEALDRCFEEVNELDLIFNWQTLESVLEEIIQGGLVIETNVRKIVMAVDELNNTNDSDNSLTKLAGNRISEALQAFSYSNFGTWGSFQ; this is encoded by the exons ATGATTCATGCGGTGCTAATAT TTAACAAAAAATGCCAACCTAGGTTAATAAAGTTCTACACACctgttgatgttgaaaaacaGACTTTGCTAGTACGTCAAGTGTATGAACTCATTTCTCAACGGAATAGTCAGGTCCAGTCCTCTTTTTTGGTTACTCCTCCTTCGTTGTTAATGGATTCAGGTGATaatgaagatattcaaatCATATACAAGAATTATGCCACATTATACTTTACATTTATAGTTGATGAACAGGAATCTGAATTAGCAATCTTAGATTTGATACAAACGTTTGTGGAAGCCCTTGATagatgttttgaagaagttaatGAGCTGGATTTGATATTTAACTGGCAGACATTGGAAAGTGTATTAGAGGAGATTATTCAAGGCGGATTGGTGATAGAAACAAATGTTAGGAAAATAGTGATGGCCGTTGATGAGCTAAATAATACTAATGACTCTGATAACTCGTTGACAAAACTTGCTGGTAACAGAATATCGGAGGCATTACAAGCTTTCAGTTATTCTAATTTCGGTACATGGGGgtcttttcaataa
- the TIM13 gene encoding protein translocase subunit TIM13 produces MALTSIFGGSSSSAQPKANTSTNDVKTQLKSQISQELAVANATELVNKVTENCFEKCLNAPYTTTQDNCVDQCLAKYMRSWNAISKAYIARIQQASVNGEI; encoded by the coding sequence ATGGCATTGACTTCTATTTTCGGTGGTAGCTCTTCGTCTGCTCAACCTAAAGCAAACACATCTACAAATGATGTTAAGACTCAACTAAAATCTCAAATCTCTCAAGAGCTTGCTGTTGCAAATGCCACTGAGTTAGTGAACAAGGTCACTGAGAACTGTTTCGAAAAATGTCTAAACGCTCCTTACACTACTACCCAAGATAACTGCGTTGATCAGTGTTTGGCAAAGTACATGAGAAGTTGGAACGCTATTTCAAAGGCTTACATTGCTAGGATCCAACAAGCTTCTGTTAATGGAGAAATCTAA
- the QCR9 gene encoding ubiquinol--cytochrome-c reductase subunit 9: MSGIHKTSVLGTFQMDKSPLSLDCLRSRALKLNEFTNNKIFLQSFSSTLYNTIFKRNSVFVGTVFASTFLFQVAFDSGITAWYENHNKGKLWKDIKGRIMNGDEEDDDE, from the coding sequence ATGTCTGGTATACATAAGACAAGCGTTTTAGGAACTTTCCAGATGGACAAATCCCCTTTGAGTCTCGATTGTTTGAGATCCCGTGCATTGAAATTGAACGAATTTACtaacaataaaatatttttaCAGTCTTTCTCCTCTACTCTTTACAACACTATCTTCAAGAGAAACTCCGTCTTCGTCGGTACCGTCTTTGCTTCTACCTTCCTTTTCCAAGTTGCATTTGACTCTGGTATCACTGCTTGGTACGAAAACCACAACAAGGGTAAGTTGTGGAAGGACATCAAGGGTAGAATTATGAACggtgatgaagaagatgatgacgaatAA
- the ERG1 gene encoding squalene monooxygenase, whose protein sequence is MSSATDKKVVPQELLNADASVVYDAIIVGCGVVGPCIATGLARKGKKVLIVERDWTMPDRIVGELMQPGGLRALRSLGMIQAINNIDAIPVTGYSVFYNGKEVSIPYPFKADVAPVEKIPDLVFDGNDKVLEDNTIHIKEFEDGERERGVAFTHGRFLQNLRDMVSKEKNVTRLQGNVIEILKNKENEVVGAKVDIPGRGKEEFKAYLTFVCDGIFSHFRKELAADHIPTVGSSFVGMSLFNADVPAKNHGHVILGTNHMPVLVYQISPEETRILCAYNSPKLPKDIKPWLKSDVRPNLPKSLLPSFDKAVEDGKYRSMPNSYLPAKQNTITGLCVIGDALNMRHPLTGGGMAVGLNDVALLIKTIGNLDFSDRETVLDELLEYHYERKSYDSVINVLSIALFSLFAAENKNLQVLQRGCFKYFERGGDCVNIPVSFLAGVMPKPFLLTKVFFAVALYSIYVNFQDRGIVGFPLAVIEAISILITAARVFTPYLFRELTG, encoded by the coding sequence ATGAGCAGCGCTACTGATAAAAAAGTTGTGCCACAAGAGCTATTGAACGCTGATGCCAGTGTAGTTTACGATGCAATCATCGTTGGTTGCGGTGTTGTCGGGCCATGTATCGCAACTGGTCTTGCAAGAAAGGGCAAGAAGGTTTTAATTGTGGAAAGAGATTGGACAATGCCAGACCGTATCGTTGGTGAATTGATGCAGCCAGGTGGTCTAAGAGCTTTAAGAAGTCTTGGTATGATTCAGGCTATTAACAACATTGATGCAATTCCAGTGACAGGGTATTCTGTGTTCTACAATGGTAAAGAAGTATCCATTCCATATCCATTCAAGGCTGATGTTGCGCCAGTTGAAAAAATTCCAGATCTAGTATTCGACGGTAATGACAAAGTTTTAGAAGATAACACAATTCATATCAAGGAATTCGAAGATGGCGAACGTGAGAGAGGTGTCGCATTTACCCATGGTAGATTCTTGCAAAATCTAAGAGACATGgtttccaaagaaaagaacgtTACTCGTTTGCAAGGTAACGTCATTGAAATTctaaagaacaaagaaaatgaagttgTCGGTGCAAAGGTAGATATTCCAGGTCGTggaaaggaagaattcaagGCTTACTTGACCTTTGTTTGTGACGGTATCTTCTCGCACTTCAGAAAAGAGCTTGCCGCAGATCATATTCCAACTGTCGGTTCTTCATTTGTGGGAATGTCTTTGTTCAATGCTGACGTTCCAGCTAAGAACCACGGTCATGTCATTCTTGGAACTAACCACATGCCAGTTTTGGTTTATCAAATTTCGCCTGAAGAAACTAGAATTCTCTGTGCGTACAACTCACCAAAGTTGCCCAAAGATATAAAACCCTGGTTAAAGAGTGACGTCAGACCAAATCTACCAAAATCTCTATTACCATCATTCGACAAAGCGGTTGAGGATGGTAAATACAGATCTATGCCTAACTCTTACTTACCAGCTAAGCAAAACACTATTACAGGTTTGTGTGTTATTGGAGATGCTTTGAATATGAGACATCCTTTGACTGGTGGTGGTATGGCTGTTGGCCTCAATGATGTAGCACTCCTCATAAaaacaattggaaattTGGACTTTTCTGACAGAGAAACCGTATTGGATGAATTGCTAGAATACCATTATGAGAGAAAATCATACGACAGTGTTATTAATGTGTTGTCTATTGCCCTATTCTCTTTGTTCGCTGcagaaaacaagaacttACAAGTGCTACAAAGGGGTTGTTTCAAGTACTTCGAGAGAGGTGGTGATTGTGTTAATATTCCTGTTAGTTTCCTAGCCGGTGTGATGCCAAAACCATTCTTGTTGACTAAGGTTTTCTTCGCGGTTGCACTATACTCTATTTATGTCAACTTCCAAGATAGAGGGATTGTGGGTTTCCCACTTGCAGTTATAGAGGCAATTTCCATCTTGATAACGGCTGCCAGAGTATTCACACCTTATCTATTCAGGGAATTGACTGGTTGA